The DNA window TTTTATTTTTAACCAGACCTTCAAAACCATTTTCAGAATAGCGGAATGTCATTCCACCCCTTGCAATATGATCAATATAAGCTTTTAAGACTGAAGGAATGCCGAAATTGTAGATAGGAACACTGATCACAATAATATCAGAGGCCTGAAGTTGTTCAATAGCATCATCTGAACGTTTGACCGCTTTATTTTGCTCATCTGTTCTGTTTTCTGCCGGAATAAACCAGGCTTCAACCTGTTCTTCACCCAGGTGCGGGAAAGGGTTTTTCAATAAATCCAGTGTGGTTACCGAATGTTCCGGATAGATATTCTGTAATTTTTCTTCTATAGCATTGCCTAATATTCTGCTTGAAGACCCCTGAATCCTTGAACTCGAACTGATGTGGAGTATGTTTTTCATTTTTTAATACATTAAAGTTTCTTCAGCAAAATTATGTACTTTAGCTTATCAAAAGTTAGTAGTATACCATAGGTTAGCAGTAACCTTTTTGTTAGTTTATCAATAGTGATATGGAAAATGAAGAAACAATCTGCAGAGGAAGCTGCAGTGAAAACCTTTCTGCCGTTGAAGATGCCATTTATGTTATCGGCGGGAAATGGAAACTGAAAATCATCATAGTATTGCAGGAATTCGGAAATGTCCGTTTTAATGAACTGCAGAGAACCATAAGCGGAATTTCTGCAAGAGTCCTGTCCAATGAACTGAAGGATCTGGAACTGAACGGATTTGTGAAACGGATCGTACACAGTGAACAGATGCCGGTTCTGGTGGAATATATTTCTACAGATTACAGCAGAACGCTGAAGCCTGTAATCAGGTCACTTTCAGAATGGGGAAAAACCCATAAACAGAATATTAAGGCAGACGCTTTTTAGGCACTGTAAAAGTGGTTTTCGATGATAAAAAAGACTGCCATACAGCAGTCTTTTTTTTGATCATATATCAGGAAATAGATGGTTACTTCGCTTTTGCGCTCATATAAAAGCTCAGCGTACCTCCTTTCATGATATCGGAATGCCTGAGCGTAAAATCTTTTATTTCCTTTCCGTTCAGGAGAATTTTTTTTACATATACATTTTCCTGACTTTGGCCCAGAGCTTCGATGCTGAATGTTTTCCCGTTTTCTAAATTCAGAACGGCAGAATCAACAGCAGGGCTTCCGAGAGCATAATCCTCGGATCCTGGAGTAACAGGATAGAAGCCTAATGAGCTCAGGATATACCAGGCACTCATCTGTCCGGTGTCATCATTGCCTCCCAATCCGTCTGGAGTAGCCTTATACTGCATATTTAAAATCCTTCTCACCTGAGCCTGGGTTTTCCAGGGCTGCCCGGCCCAATTATAAAGGTAGGCAACATGATGGGCCGGTTCATTCCCGTGGACATAACCACCGATGATCCCTTCACGGGTAATATCTTCCGTATCAGCGAAAAATTCGTCCGGAAGGTGCATGGTAAACAGCTCATCCAGTCTTGAAGCAAACTTTTTCTTTCCGCCCATAATTTTAATGAGTTCTTCCGGATTCTGAGGGACAAAAAAACTGTAATTCCAGGAGTTCCCTTCAATGAAACCCTGCCCGTGGGTACTTAGTGCATTGAAATCTGCCTTAAAGCTTCCATCCTGTAATCGGGGCCGCATAAAGCCTGTACTTTTGTCGAAATTGTTTTTCCAGTTCTCTGATCTTCTGATAAACCGATTATAGACTTCAGTTTCTCCTAAATGCTTGGCCAGATGTGCGATGGCCCAGTCATCATACGCATATTCCAGGGTATTGGACACTGAGGTTCCGTTTTTTTCGGCAGGAATATAGCCTTTGTCAATATAATATCCGATGCCTTCATAATCCCTTTTATCAGCAGTTTCTACACAGGCTTTCAGGGCCTCATGCGGATCACCGGAATAATTGCCTTTAATGATGGCATCAGCCACTACGCTGACACTATGATAGCCACTCATGCACCAGTTATCGTTGGCATAATGCGACCAGATCGGAAGCATCTTCATGGAAAACTGGCGGTAATGGGCCATCATAGACTGCACCATATCATTATTTCTTTTCGGCTGGATGATGTTAAAGAACGGATGGAGGGCCCGGTAGGTGTCCCAGATCGAAAATGTGGTGTAATTCGTGAATGTGCCGGCCTTGTGAATGTTCTGGTCCAGGCCTTTATATTCACCGTTAACATCCATATACGTGGTAGGATTGATGAATGTATGATACATGGCTGTGTAAAAACTAATCTTGGTATCCTCGGAACCCCGGATGGCAATTTTGCCAAGCTCCTTATCCCATTGTTCCTGAGCCTGTTCTTTTATCTGGTCGAAAGAAAGGTTTCCGGTTTCCTTTTCTAAATTTTCCAGGGCGTTGGCCTGGCTGACAGGCGAAATGGCTAGCCTGATTTCGATAGGTTCATTTTCAGAGGTCGTGAAATCAAAATACATCTTGATGTTTTTGCCGGCGATTTCCGGGAAATTTCTGGTCTGGTCGAATTTCCTCCAGAATCCATTGTATACCTGTTTTCCGTCGTAGTTTTTCTGTCCGTAGGATTTGAACGGCTTGGAAAATTTCATGGCAAAATAAACGGTTCTTGTTCTTGCCCAGCCATTAGTCTGGCGGTATCCTGTTACGGTTGTATTATTTTCCACACGGGCATAGGTCCAGATATTTTTTCCGTCATAATTGTATATTCCTGCCATCAGGTCAAAAATAATATGGGCCTGGTCAGACTTTGGGAAGGTGTAACGGTGAACGCCGGTTCTCGTTGT is part of the Chryseobacterium camelliae genome and encodes:
- a CDS encoding winged helix-turn-helix transcriptional regulator, producing the protein MENEETICRGSCSENLSAVEDAIYVIGGKWKLKIIIVLQEFGNVRFNELQRTISGISARVLSNELKDLELNGFVKRIVHSEQMPVLVEYISTDYSRTLKPVIRSLSEWGKTHKQNIKADAF
- a CDS encoding FMN-dependent NADH-azoreductase, yielding MKNILHISSSSRIQGSSSRILGNAIEEKLQNIYPEHSVTTLDLLKNPFPHLGEEQVEAWFIPAENRTDEQNKAVKRSDDAIEQLQASDIIVISVPIYNFGIPSVLKAYIDHIARGGMTFRYSENGFEGLVKNKKAYIAVTSGSIFSEGDYQSYDFVVPYLKSVLGFIGITDITIVRAEGLSLPQLQDTALEKGIQSIVIG
- a CDS encoding GH92 family glycosyl hydrolase; protein product: MKHHKIYFLLIFINFISYYKSQQPERPVYYVNPLIGTEKMGHTYPGATVPFGAVQLSPETDTLSYAVNGKYNGDVYKYCAGYRYEDKTIVGFSATHFSGTGHSDLGDFLIMPTTGPLQLNPGTASDPEKGYRSRFSHQNEKAEAGYYRVQLDDDHILAELTATTRTGVHRYTFPKSDQAHIIFDLMAGIYNYDGKNIWTYARVENNTTVTGYRQTNGWARTRTVYFAMKFSKPFKSYGQKNYDGKQVYNGFWRKFDQTRNFPEIAGKNIKMYFDFTTSENEPIEIRLAISPVSQANALENLEKETGNLSFDQIKEQAQEQWDKELGKIAIRGSEDTKISFYTAMYHTFINPTTYMDVNGEYKGLDQNIHKAGTFTNYTTFSIWDTYRALHPFFNIIQPKRNNDMVQSMMAHYRQFSMKMLPIWSHYANDNWCMSGYHSVSVVADAIIKGNYSGDPHEALKACVETADKRDYEGIGYYIDKGYIPAEKNGTSVSNTLEYAYDDWAIAHLAKHLGETEVYNRFIRRSENWKNNFDKSTGFMRPRLQDGSFKADFNALSTHGQGFIEGNSWNYSFFVPQNPEELIKIMGGKKKFASRLDELFTMHLPDEFFADTEDITREGIIGGYVHGNEPAHHVAYLYNWAGQPWKTQAQVRRILNMQYKATPDGLGGNDDTGQMSAWYILSSLGFYPVTPGSEDYALGSPAVDSAVLNLENGKTFSIEALGQSQENVYVKKILLNGKEIKDFTLRHSDIMKGGTLSFYMSAKAK